In the genome of Salana multivorans, the window CAGCGCCTCGATCGCGGTCGCCATGTGCGCCCACAGGCCGGAGCGAGTGCCGGGTGCGAGGCCGGCCATGCGACCGACCGTGGACACGTCCTGGCAGGGGAAGTCGCCGCAGAGAACATCGACAGGCTCGACGCTGCTCCAGTCGATCGTCGTGATGTCTCCGAGGTTCGGGGCGTCGGGCCAGTGGTGGGCGAAGACGCGGGCGACGGGCTCGTTGATTTCGGAGAACCACGCGGTGCGGGCGTCAGAGACTTCCTCGACGGCGAGGTCGAGTCCGCCGTAGCCGGAGAACAGCGACCCGACCCGCAGGCGCTCGTCCTCGTCGGTGTTCGGCTCGTGGATGAGGACTCCGGCAGCTCGGTGATCCCGGCCGAGGTCCGCTCGCGAACTCGACGCCGGGCTGGTCACCTGCCAGGTGCTCGCCGCGCCTCCTGCGACCGAACGACCCAGCTCCGCTGACGGGCTCGCCGGAGCCCGCTTCCTCGCCTCGGTTCTGAGCGATCACGCCTCTTGCAGATCGAGGGGCAGCAACAGCACACCAATGCGTCGCTAGAGATTGCGCGGTCGCCCGTATCAGACGAGCACGGATCAGGTACGCGGTAGCAGCGGCCAGCAGCCGAAAAGGAACTACGCCGCCAGCTGGTTGTCGATCTGGTGGCCGATAACGAGGTCACTCACCCGAAATGCTCTGGCGGCCCGAGCTTGCGACTCTTCGCTGAAGTCGCCATCGAGAAGTTCACGCAGCCCTGCCGCGGGGGCGAGGAACTCGGCAGCGAACGCTCGCTCAAGCTTGTCCGTGTATCGGGCGCCGCGTGTCAGAAGGGAAGATCGCGTCCGAGGATCTGTGATCCGGCGGGCGAGCGCGCGAGCACCGATGAATCGGCCTCGCGGAGCCGACGGGTCGATGTCCGGACCAACTATCGCGGCTGTCTCGTCGCCATCCACTCTCGCGAGAGCCTCGACGTTTTCCGGCGGCTGACTGGACGCATGCGAGAGCGCCACGAAGTCCTCGATCGGGACCGGGTCCGTGAGCGAAAGACCGAGCTCCTCGCGCAGAGCGTCTGCCCTGCGGTAACCCTCTCGCCACGGTGCCGCGCCGGAGACGCTCAACAATGGCTCGAAGGCGGGCAGCGGTCGAACTCGCGCATCGGCCGACCGCTTAGCGCGAATTGCGTCCCGCAGCCAGTTCTCGGCTGATTCCAGGGCTGAGAATGGAACGGCGCGCGCAAGGTCCGCAAGTAAGGCATTGTCGTTGAGAGCCTCGCCTGCGGACAGCAGCGCGTGTGCGACGTCGTCGGAGATGTCGTACGGATCAAAGCCCCATGACGCTGCAACCATCGCGAACTGCCGCACTTCGGCGTCGGCTTCTTGGATCGCTGACCACTCGTCCTGCAGCAGCGTTCCTGTGACGCCGGACTCGTCGAGACGACGCACGGTCGCATCGATGAAACGACCCAGCGAGCGAAGTACTTCATCACCGTCAAGCACCGCATTGATAGACGCGAGACTGTGGACCCTCAGACCTTGATCCTGGCGAGGCGTAACCCGCACCCACATCTGCTGGCGGTCCGAACGGAGAACCATCGTCGGCCATGGGAATCCGTCGCCGGCACCGGCGAGATTCAGCCCTTCGTAGTCCGGAAGGTGAGATCGAGTGTCAAGCGCCCACCAGTTAATGGCCAGCCACTCGGCCAGCGGGTAGGCGGCAACATCGATGCTTTCGCGCACCTGAGCTGGAGTTTCTCGCTCCTTCACGAGCGTCGCAGTCTGGTCGCCAACTGTGATGCGCAGTCGCGCCCAGGTCGCTCGCAGCTCGGGCGCTCGTACCCCGGGGGCAGACTCCCAGGCGCAATCAATCGCGAGCGTCATGACGCTCGCTCTCGCAGCTCGCGAGGGATGCTGTCTTCTGTGACGGGATAGCCCTTGTAGGTACCCGAGACAGCATTCACCAGTCGGGCTTCGAACCATCGGCCTTCGCGAATGTCCCAGACATAGCGCGGGTACGTTCCCTGATCCCGGTACGCGCTGACGTTTCCGCGGAGGATAGCCTCGCGCAGCCAAGTGCCGATCGAGTCCGCGTTGTTGAGTTCCTTCGGGCACGGCGTCGCATCTGACCGAAGCTTGGGACGCCCGGCGAACGAGGGGTATGTCTTGTGCTCGGGGGAACCGATGTAGGTGACGTTCTCGGCCCATCTTTCCAACTCGCGTGCCTCTGGATGGGTCGCGAGCGCCTGGGGTCGCGGGCGTCTCCTACCAGGCGTTCTCATATCGCGATGCTACCAAGCAGCATTGCCACGGCCGAGCGTGATGCGTACCTCAGACTGAGGAGGTCCTGCCAGTGACAGTGTCGAT includes:
- a CDS encoding ImmA/IrrE family metallo-endopeptidase, producing MTLAIDCAWESAPGVRAPELRATWARLRITVGDQTATLVKERETPAQVRESIDVAAYPLAEWLAINWWALDTRSHLPDYEGLNLAGAGDGFPWPTMVLRSDRQQMWVRVTPRQDQGLRVHSLASINAVLDGDEVLRSLGRFIDATVRRLDESGVTGTLLQDEWSAIQEADAEVRQFAMVAASWGFDPYDISDDVAHALLSAGEALNDNALLADLARAVPFSALESAENWLRDAIRAKRSADARVRPLPAFEPLLSVSGAAPWREGYRRADALREELGLSLTDPVPIEDFVALSHASSQPPENVEALARVDGDETAAIVGPDIDPSAPRGRFIGARALARRITDPRTRSSLLTRGARYTDKLERAFAAEFLAPAAGLRELLDGDFSEESQARAARAFRVSDLVIGHQIDNQLAA